In one window of Leptolyngbya sp. 'hensonii' DNA:
- a CDS encoding DnaJ domain-containing protein, whose translation MGIANLNLKTCYALLDVDPAASQQEIKTAYRQLVYQYHPDLNPDRGNAEIRLKEINAAYARICERLAQKTPPGVPSRPDQRQQQDEAPDNGMYDSFVYAITGRFELL comes from the coding sequence ATGGGAATCGCAAACTTAAATCTCAAAACTTGCTATGCGCTCCTGGATGTTGATCCAGCCGCATCTCAGCAAGAAATTAAGACTGCTTATCGGCAACTGGTTTATCAATACCATCCTGATCTCAATCCCGATCGAGGTAATGCAGAGATCCGGCTTAAGGAAATCAACGCAGCCTATGCCCGGATTTGTGAAAGACTTGCCCAGAAGACGCCTCCAGGTGTGCCCTCCCGTCCCGATCAACGGCAACAGCAGGACGAAGCGCCGGATAATGGGATGTACGATAGTTTTGTTTATGCCATCACGGGCAGGTTTGAACTGCTATAG